The following are encoded in a window of Rosa chinensis cultivar Old Blush chromosome 4, RchiOBHm-V2, whole genome shotgun sequence genomic DNA:
- the LOC112198675 gene encoding UPF0481 protein At3g47200: MADHTINMVVYDCKKCKKTKKCIFKVPKVLRRQNSEAYTPDVVAIGPFHYPQKGSKECNICDECKKHKGRKEREECKEGKEVKEEELELMERVKKTYLDEILRGMNVNLEELMAKVIEHSDQKNEDTFVKSGRDFYAEPLDHISSKDFMEMMIRDGCFLIQLFRKCKYEDLKQDDDPVFNMDCMFHFLCHDLLLLENQLPWFVLESLYNLILGNCQGDHSSLSILILDAFTNLPSLKHSCKSYKDHLLKDQLHRHNCHGDADVLHILDLIRSSIVVPMEIKDERENKVRKQDFFDPEVHQMHTATALSKAGIRFRKVERESIMDIEFEEGRVLTNGVFNGVLTIPQLNVGMLSESLFRNLIAIEQCYPGYSNEITSYAILMDNLISSKEDMELLCKAKVIGNWLSDEDGCKFFNNLYKGIPHNKFYYVDLCEKLNSGYRIRGYTWVASFKTEKFSNPWTVAAFFIGILLLALNLWTSTNNIRSFMQK, translated from the coding sequence ATGGCAGATCATACTATTAATATGGTAGTCTATGATTGCAAGAAATGCAAGAAAACCAAGAAATGCATCTTCAAAGTTCCTAAGGTGCTGCGGAGACAAAATTCCGAGGCATATACGCCTGATGTGGTCGCAATTGGACCTTTTCATTATCCCCAAAAGGGAAGCAAGGAATGTAACATATGCGATGAATGCAAGAAACACAAGGGGAGAAAAGAACGCGAGGAATGCAAGGAAGGGAAGGAAGTCaaggaagaagaattggaacTCATGGAACGAGTGAAAAAGACGTACTTGGATGAAATTCTCAGAGGCATGAATGTAAATTTGGAAGAGCTGATGGCGAAAGTTATTGAGCATTCAGATCAAAAAAATGAAGACACTTTTGTGAAAAGCGGCCGTGATTTTTATGCGGAACCACTTGATCATATTTCCTCCAAAGACTTCATGGAGATGATGATACGTGACGGTTGCTTCCTGATTCAACTATTTCGGAAGTGTAAGTATGAGGATCTTAAGCAGGATGATGACCCAGTATTCAACATGGATTGCATGTTTCATTTCCTATGCCATGACCTTTTGCTCCTAGAAAATCAACTACCTTGGTTTGTTCTGGAGAGTTTATATAACCTTATCCTTGGAAATTGCCAAGGTGATCACTCCTCCCTCTCTATTCTCATTCTTGATGCCTTCACCAATTTACCATCACTGAAGCATAGTTGCAAATCCTATAAAGACCATCTTCTCAAGGACCAACTTCATAGACACAATTGTCATGGTGATGCTGATGTTCTGCACATACTCGATCTGATAAGATCTTCTATAGTTGTTCCAATGGAGATCAAAGACGAGAGAGAAAATAAAGTTCGTAAACAGGATTTCTTCGATCCAGAAGTACATCAGATGCATACTGCGACTGCGCTTTCAAAGGCAGGCATTAGATTCagaaaagtggaaagagaaaGCATAATGGACATAGAATTTGAAGAGGGCCGCGTTCTCACCAATGGAGTTTTCAATGGAGTACTTACTATTCCACAGCTAAACGTTGGAATGTTGTCTGAATCATTATTCAGGAACCTTATTGCTATTGAGCAATGCTACCCGGGTTATTCAAATGAAATAACATCTTATGCCATCTTAATGGACAATCTCATCTCTTCCAAAGAAGATATGGAATTACTCTGCAAGGCGAAAGTAATAGGTAACTGGCTGAGTGATGAAGATGGTTGCAAGTTCTTCAACAACCTTTACAAGGGTATCCCGCACAACAAGTTTTACTATGTTGATCTCTGCGAGAAATTGAACAGTGGTTATAGAATTAGAGGGTATACATGGGTGGCTTCATTCAAGACTGAAAAGTTCTCTAACCCATGGACAGTTGCTGCTTTCTTCATAGGTATTCTCCTTCTGGCTCTCAACCTGTGGACCTCCACAAATAACATTCGGAGCTTCATGCAGAAATGA